The DNA window ACCGGTGGCAGCCTTTTCCGCCGAATATCGGTCGCCCAAACCGGTCAATATGTATGTAGACGCCGCTATCTTCCCGGCTCGAGGCCTGATTGAGGAACTCGGCGCTTGTCTTGAGTCTCCTTGTCTCTTTTAGTTCGGAATAGAGCTTATCAATCTCTTCCAGTCGCCTGGAAATCTCGGCCCAGCTCCTCCTGCCATCCGCGCTGCCCCTTTTGTCCAGGAGCTTTTTTGCATGTTCTATCGCACCAGCTTCTTCCCACGACTGACCGCGTACGAACCTGTTGATGCAATAGCGCACCTTTGGATGCTCGTCCAATGGCTTTACCTGCAAATCCCAGTTCCCGGAAAGGACGCGGCCCGTGTCACTGCGGCTGGGGCTGCGTTGTGCGTAGGTTACCACCGCCGAGGGCGCTATGAAGATCCTCTCCGCGGCCCTCGGTGCGTGCCATCCGAAGAGCAGGGCATTTTTTGCGTCTCTTCGCAGGTGCTTCAGCTGTTTCCTTGAAAAAATCACGAGATGTTTTGCTACTGAGATAATGCGGCGGCCAGTTGCGCCTCCAGCCGTTTCCGCGAGAATTGTTTGTTCGACCACTCCGCACCACGCGCCCCCAGGCGGGCTCTCTCGGTCGCGGGCTTGCTTAAAATAGTCGCCATCTTGCGGGCAAGGTCGTCCGGAGATCGCCGACCGGCGATAAGCCCGTATTCGCCGATGACCTCGGGTGTCCCGCCACCGTCGACACCGATAACGGGTAAATGCGCGGCGCGCGCCTCAAGAAAGACCCGCGCGAAATTGTCACCCTCGGACGGTAGCACGAAGCAATCGAACGCGCGCATGCAGCGGGCCGCATTCGGGATTTTCCCGGTAAGCAGGACCCAATCCCGCAGCCCCAGTGCCTGGACGCGCGCCTGAATCCTGCACTCTTCGCGTCCGGTGCCAACGATCACCACCCTGAATTCGTATCCCGCGTCACGGAGAATCGCAGCGGCCTCCACGAGGTCAACCAGGCGTTTGTAGCGGTCGAACCTGCAGACGGTGCCAAAGGTGAACAGGTCACCTGCGATGTCCAACGTACGTTGGGCCTCTTCCCGGGAAAAGAGGCTGGCCGCCAGTCTCTCCGAGTCCAGGAAATTGTTAACCACCGAGACGTGCTCTTCGGAGACCCAAGGCATCAGGGTGAGTACCTTGGACCTCTGTGCCTGGGTCAGAGTGATAAAACCCGTGATACGGCTAGCGAACAGCCGGTAGAAGTGTCGCCGGCTGCGGGAGGAAACGGCCTGGAAGCCACGCAACAGAGCAATCAGCTGAGGTCGTTCCATCATAGGCAACACGGTTGCCAAGGTGCCCGTAGTGATGGCCTTATACTGGTCACAAACCAAGGTATCAATGGGATGGCCAAGCAACCATCGCCGGAATGCTCGGGCTGCGCCGATACGGCTCCCTGACAAAGCGGAGGCAGGCAGCCTCAAACCGCTGACATGATCCGCTTCGTCCTCGACCTTGAAGGAGTCCGGATCACCGGACAGGAGGCACGCGGTGACCGTGGCGCCCAGTCGGCGCAATGCGGCCATCTGCTGGCGGACATTGGGGCCGACCTCACCAGGCGTTTCCAAGAGGTAGGCCACCCGACGTCTGTTCAGCGGGCGTTCTGCTGGATCGTCGTTCATCGCGTGCGGTTTCGTTTGTTTGCCCAAGTCAGAGGGCCTGGGTGATAGCGTCAGTGACGGCTTCCAACGGGATGCTGTCCATCCGTCGGCCATCTTGAACGTGCTTTTTGCCTTCTTCCGGGGCAATCGGTTCAGTGCCCCGGATGAGGGTGCGCTTTTCCGTCAGTGGACCCCATCGGGCCGGGTCGGTGGGGCCAAACAGGCCAATGATGGGAGCGCCCGCTGCAGCGGCCAGGTGCATGGGCCCGCTGTCGTTGCCTATGAATAGCCGACACCGTTCCAATCGGGCAATGAGCGTACCCAGAGAAAGCTGTTGCACCAAGTCGATGGGCTGCTGCTTGCAAAGGGCCTTCACCGCGTCTGCCGAGGGCCGATCGGGCCCAGCCCCAACAAGCGTCGGGCGGAGCCCTTGATCGTACAGCCAATCGCAAAGCGAGGCATAACGGTCCAGGGGCCAATGCTTGTACCCCTTACCCCCTGCGACGTGCAGGCAAACGATGGTAGCTGGGTCCGGCAATGCCTGGGCCTCGAGTTCCCGACGATCTGAGCTCGTCGCGCTTACCACCGGCCAGCCCCATTTCCCGTTT is part of the Alkalispirillum mobile genome and encodes:
- a CDS encoding glycosyltransferase, translated to MNDDPAERPLNRRRVAYLLETPGEVGPNVRQQMAALRRLGATVTACLLSGDPDSFKVEDEADHVSGLRLPASALSGSRIGAARAFRRWLLGHPIDTLVCDQYKAITTGTLATVLPMMERPQLIALLRGFQAVSSRSRRHFYRLFASRITGFITLTQAQRSKVLTLMPWVSEEHVSVVNNFLDSERLAASLFSREEAQRTLDIAGDLFTFGTVCRFDRYKRLVDLVEAAAILRDAGYEFRVVIVGTGREECRIQARVQALGLRDWVLLTGKIPNAARCMRAFDCFVLPSEGDNFARVFLEARAAHLPVIGVDGGGTPEVIGEYGLIAGRRSPDDLARKMATILSKPATERARLGARGAEWSNKQFSRKRLEAQLAAALSQ
- a CDS encoding glycosyltransferase family 9 protein, giving the protein MSDDNPPLLIMLDRHLGNFLVASPVLTHIAREKPGTQAVINASHWALAQRIPGFPEPCVQLQGTGNGIKKGLEFLRALRTVRGTKPSWIADFGGSNTGALLGGLSGAPLRICRKGKPRAGLYNRHAEHPANGSHRIDTYGTLAQAAGLNGKWGWPVVSATSSDRRELEAQALPDPATIVCLHVAGGKGYKHWPLDRYASLCDWLYDQGLRPTLVGAGPDRPSADAVKALCKQQPIDLVQQLSLGTLIARLERCRLFIGNDSGPMHLAAAAGAPIIGLFGPTDPARWGPLTEKRTLIRGTEPIAPEEGKKHVQDGRRMDSIPLEAVTDAITQAL